In the genome of Mycobacterium kansasii ATCC 12478, one region contains:
- a CDS encoding TPM domain-containing protein: MRIARLLGVVLTVVTVGLAGGVLLAPPSAAQPPFRLPGYVTDNAGVLSGSDRAEVTSAINELYADRHIRLWVVYVDNFSGQSAMNWGQSTFRSSELGSYDALLAVATVARSYVFLVPSTVPDVSAGQVEELRRNQIEPALRSGDWGGAAVAAANGLNKSPSSSGRVTLLVALGVIVVAVVILLVVTRYRARRRRADALAAARRVDPTDQRALAAVPPDILDDLSRSMVVAVDNAVRTSSNELAVAIDEFGQERTAPFTRAVDNAKAALAQAFSVRQQLDDSVPETPAQRRELLTRVIVSAATADRELEAQTEAFEQLRDLVINAPSRLDMLTQQYVELTTRIAPSQQRLAELHDEFGETALTSVAGNVTAAQERLVFADRNIGMARELSTQAVSGGQSGLVDAVRAAESALGQARSLLDAVDSAAGDIRHAVTELPSVLADVTAGIKQADEQLQKTPGSTSAHTRELVAARDAAAQALEESRNTRGTGVADPLGTFARVSKAGADLDRVLTTVAQEQANAERLNRSFEQALFTAESRVRAVSDYIDTRRGSIGPEARTRLAEAKRQLHAARDKRSTNVTEAVGHANAASTLAANAQALANADVQAAQRAYTRQGGDNAGAILGGIIIGNLLSGGLRGGFGGWSPTSFGGSSSSSSGSSGGGFMGGGGRF, from the coding sequence ATGCGCATCGCTCGCCTGCTCGGCGTGGTTCTGACGGTCGTCACTGTGGGCCTCGCCGGAGGCGTGCTCCTGGCACCCCCCTCAGCCGCACAACCGCCGTTTCGGCTACCAGGCTATGTGACCGACAACGCCGGCGTGCTGAGCGGTTCTGATCGCGCCGAAGTCACATCGGCCATCAACGAGCTTTATGCCGATCGCCATATCCGGCTGTGGGTGGTCTACGTCGACAACTTCTCCGGGCAGAGCGCGATGAATTGGGGACAGAGCACTTTCCGGAGCAGCGAGCTGGGAAGCTATGACGCCCTGCTGGCCGTCGCCACCGTCGCCCGGTCCTATGTCTTCCTGGTGCCGTCCACCGTTCCAGATGTCAGCGCCGGCCAGGTTGAAGAGCTTCGCCGGAATCAGATCGAACCCGCGCTGCGCAGCGGCGACTGGGGCGGTGCCGCTGTTGCGGCGGCCAACGGACTCAACAAGTCGCCCAGTTCGTCGGGCCGGGTGACATTGCTGGTGGCTCTGGGCGTCATCGTCGTCGCGGTGGTGATCCTGCTGGTGGTGACGCGTTACCGGGCCCGCCGCCGGCGCGCTGACGCGTTGGCCGCGGCACGACGCGTGGACCCCACCGATCAGCGGGCACTGGCCGCCGTGCCGCCGGACATCCTCGACGACTTGTCCCGGTCGATGGTGGTCGCTGTCGACAATGCGGTGCGCACCAGCTCCAACGAGCTCGCAGTGGCGATCGACGAGTTCGGCCAAGAGCGTACCGCGCCGTTCACCCGGGCCGTGGACAACGCCAAAGCGGCTCTGGCCCAGGCGTTCAGCGTGCGCCAACAGCTTGACGACAGCGTTCCCGAGACACCGGCGCAACGGCGCGAGCTCTTGACCCGGGTCATCGTGTCGGCGGCGACGGCCGACCGCGAACTGGAGGCGCAGACGGAGGCCTTCGAGCAGCTGCGCGACTTGGTGATCAATGCCCCGTCCCGGCTGGACATGCTGACCCAGCAATACGTCGAACTCACCACCCGCATTGCCCCCAGCCAGCAGCGGCTGGCCGAATTGCACGACGAATTCGGCGAGACGGCGCTGACTTCCGTGGCTGGCAACGTCACCGCCGCCCAGGAACGACTGGTGTTCGCCGACCGCAACATCGGCATGGCACGTGAGCTGTCGACTCAAGCCGTCAGCGGCGGGCAATCAGGCTTGGTGGATGCCGTTCGCGCCGCTGAATCCGCGCTCGGACAGGCCCGTTCGCTACTCGACGCGGTAGACAGCGCCGCCGGTGACATCCGGCACGCCGTCACCGAGCTGCCGTCGGTCCTGGCTGATGTGACGGCGGGCATCAAGCAAGCCGACGAGCAACTGCAGAAGACACCGGGCAGCACGTCGGCACACACCCGCGAACTCGTCGCCGCGCGGGATGCGGCCGCACAAGCCCTCGAAGAGTCCCGCAACACTCGCGGCACGGGCGTCGCCGATCCGCTCGGCACTTTTGCCCGGGTGAGCAAGGCCGGCGCGGATCTGGATCGGGTCTTGACCACCGTGGCTCAGGAGCAGGCCAACGCCGAGCGACTCAACCGTTCCTTCGAGCAGGCATTGTTCACCGCGGAGTCGCGGGTGCGCGCGGTGTCGGACTATATCGATACTCGTCGCGGCAGTATCGGGCCCGAAGCACGGACCCGGCTGGCCGAGGCGAAACGTCAGCTGCACGCCGCGCGTGACAAACGTTCGACCAACGTCACCGAAGCGGTCGGTCATGCCAATGCGGCATCGACGCTGGCAGCCAACGCCCAGGCGCTGGCCAACGCCGACGTGCAGGCGGCTCAGCGCGCCTACACCCGGCAGGGCGGCGACAATGCGGGAGCGATCCTCGGCGGCATCATTATCGGGAACCTGCTCAGTGGGGGCCTGCGCGGCGGTTTCGGCGGCTGGAGCCCGACGTCGTTCGGTGGTTCTTCCAGCTCGTCCAGTGGCTCGTCCGGCGGCGGGTTCATGGGTGGCGGCGGGCGATTTTAG
- a CDS encoding WXG100 family type VII secretion target, protein MTINYQFGDVDAHGATIRAQAASLEAEHQAIVRDVLAAGDFWGGAGSVACQEFITQLGRNFQVIYEQANAHGQKVQAAGSNMAQTDSAVGSSWA, encoded by the coding sequence ATGACCATCAATTACCAGTTCGGCGATGTCGACGCCCACGGCGCCACGATTCGTGCCCAGGCGGCGTCGCTCGAGGCCGAGCACCAGGCCATCGTTCGCGATGTGCTGGCTGCCGGCGACTTCTGGGGCGGCGCCGGTTCGGTGGCTTGCCAGGAGTTCATCACCCAGTTGGGTCGCAACTTCCAGGTGATCTACGAGCAGGCCAACGCCCACGGCCAGAAGGTCCAGGCCGCCGGCAGCAACATGGCACAGACCGACAGCGCCGTCGGCTCCAGCTGGGCCTGA
- a CDS encoding WXG100 family type VII secretion target, whose amino-acid sequence MATRFMTDPHAMRAMAGRFEVHAQTVEDEARRMWASSQNISGAGWSGLAEATSLDTMGQMNQAFRNIVNMLHGVRDGLIRDANNYEQQEQASQQILSS is encoded by the coding sequence ATGGCAACACGCTTTATGACCGACCCGCACGCGATGCGCGCGATGGCTGGCCGCTTCGAGGTGCACGCTCAGACGGTTGAGGACGAGGCCCGCCGGATGTGGGCGTCCTCGCAGAACATCTCCGGCGCGGGCTGGAGCGGTCTGGCCGAGGCCACCTCGCTGGACACCATGGGCCAGATGAACCAGGCCTTCCGCAACATTGTGAACATGCTGCACGGAGTGCGTGACGGGCTGATCCGCGACGCCAACAACTACGAGCAGCAAGAGCAGGCCTCCCAGCAGATCCTCAGCAGCTAG
- a CDS encoding alkaline phosphatase family protein, whose protein sequence is MSRREFLAKATGAGAAAFLTDWAAPVIEKAYAAGPCSGHLTDIEHIVLCLQENRSFDHYFGTLSSVDGFDTPTPLFAQKGWNPQTQAVDPAGITLPYRIDTTRGPNGVGECVNDPDHQWIAAHLSWNGGANDGWLAAQARTRSAANTPVVMGYYARPDIPIHYLLADTFTVCDHYHSSLLGGTMPNRLYWISGTVNPDGDQGGPQIVEPSIQPKLTFSWRIMPQNLSDAGISWKVYNSKLLGGLNDTSLSRNGYVGSFKAAGDPRSDLARYGIAPTYPMDFVLDVINNRLPQVSWVVPLTVDSEHPSFPIAVGAVTIVNLIRTLLRNPAVWEKTALIIAYDEHGGFFDHVTPPTAPPGTPGEWIPNSVDINKVDGSGGIRGPIGLGYRVPCFVISPYSRGGLMVHDQFDHTSQLQLIGKRFGVPVPNLTPWRASLTGDMTSAFNFAAPPDPSRPNLDHPARQLPKVANCVPNVVLGFLNEGLPYRVPYPQTMPVQESGPVRGIPSGIC, encoded by the coding sequence ATGTCGCGTCGAGAATTCCTGGCCAAGGCCACCGGCGCCGGCGCGGCAGCTTTTCTCACGGACTGGGCCGCCCCGGTGATCGAGAAGGCCTATGCGGCCGGCCCGTGTTCGGGACATCTGACCGACATCGAACACATCGTGTTGTGCCTGCAGGAAAACAGGTCATTCGACCATTACTTCGGCACGCTCTCCAGCGTGGACGGGTTCGACACCCCGACGCCGCTGTTCGCCCAGAAGGGCTGGAATCCGCAGACACAAGCGGTTGACCCCGCCGGCATTACCTTGCCGTATCGCATCGATACCACCAGGGGGCCCAACGGGGTTGGCGAATGCGTCAACGACCCCGATCACCAGTGGATCGCGGCGCATTTGTCGTGGAATGGCGGGGCCAACGACGGCTGGCTTGCGGCGCAAGCCAGAACCCGGTCGGCGGCCAATACGCCCGTGGTGATGGGCTACTACGCACGCCCCGACATACCGATCCACTACCTGCTGGCCGACACGTTCACCGTCTGCGACCACTACCACTCTTCGCTTCTCGGCGGGACAATGCCCAATCGGCTCTACTGGATCAGCGGCACCGTCAACCCTGACGGCGACCAGGGCGGACCACAGATAGTCGAGCCGTCCATTCAACCGAAACTGACGTTCAGTTGGCGCATCATGCCCCAGAACCTCAGCGACGCCGGCATCAGTTGGAAGGTCTACAACAGCAAGCTGCTCGGCGGCCTCAACGACACGTCGCTGAGCCGCAACGGCTATGTGGGCAGTTTCAAGGCGGCGGGAGATCCGCGCTCGGATCTGGCGCGATACGGGATCGCGCCGACATATCCCATGGACTTCGTCCTCGACGTCATCAACAACAGGCTGCCGCAGGTCTCCTGGGTTGTGCCGCTGACCGTCGACTCCGAGCATCCGTCCTTCCCGATCGCCGTGGGTGCCGTCACGATTGTCAATCTGATCCGGACGTTGCTCCGCAATCCAGCCGTATGGGAAAAGACCGCGCTGATCATCGCTTACGACGAACACGGCGGATTTTTCGACCACGTCACGCCACCGACGGCGCCGCCGGGCACACCCGGCGAATGGATTCCCAACAGCGTCGACATCAACAAGGTCGACGGCTCGGGCGGTATCCGGGGGCCGATCGGTCTGGGGTACCGGGTGCCATGTTTCGTTATCTCTCCCTACAGTCGAGGCGGGCTGATGGTCCACGACCAGTTCGACCACACGTCGCAGCTGCAACTCATCGGTAAGCGCTTCGGGGTTCCGGTCCCCAACCTGACCCCCTGGCGGGCCAGCCTGACCGGCGATATGACGTCGGCATTCAATTTCGCCGCTCCGCCCGACCCGTCGCGACCCAACTTGGACCATCCGGCTCGGCAATTGCCGAAGGTTGCCAACTGTGTGCCCAACGTGGTCCTGGGGTTTCTCAACGAAGGGCTTCCCTATCGGGTGCCCTATCCGCAGACGATGCCGGTCCAGGAATCGGGGCCGGTCCGCGGAATTCCCAGTGGCATCTGCTAG
- a CDS encoding phospholipase C has protein sequence MTRRQFFAKAAAATTAGALTSLAAPIIEKAYGAGPCSGHLTDIEHIVLLMQENRSFDHYFGTLSGTRGFNDPSPAFAQKGWNPATQAVDPAGTTIPFRFDTTRGPLLDGECVNDPDHGWIAMHNSWNGGANDGWLPAQAASSPLQGNVPVTMGYYTRRDLPIHYLLADTFTVCDAYYCSLLGGTTPNRLYWMSAWIDPDGTNGGPILIEPNIQPQQKLSWRIMPQNLEDAAVSWKVYQNKFLGPLNNTVVGYNGLINDFQQAADPRSNLARYGIAPTYPLDFAADVKNNALPKVSWVLPGFLLSEHPALPVSIGAVGIVDVLRILLSNPAVWEKTAVIVNYDENGGFFDHVTPPTPPPGTPGEYVTVPDINAVPGSGGIRGPIGLGFRTPCIVISPYSRGPLMVHDTFDHTSTLKLISARFGVPVPNLSAWRNGVVGDMTSTFNFAVPPNPSKPNLDHPLLKSVPKLPQCVPNAVLGTTTKTSIPYRVPFPQMMPTQETSPTRGIPSGVC, from the coding sequence ATGACCCGTCGACAATTCTTCGCCAAAGCCGCTGCCGCCACCACCGCCGGCGCTCTCACGTCGTTAGCCGCTCCGATTATCGAAAAGGCGTATGGAGCCGGGCCCTGCTCGGGGCATTTGACCGATATCGAGCACATCGTGTTGTTGATGCAGGAGAACCGGTCATTCGATCACTACTTTGGCACGTTATCGGGGACTCGGGGTTTCAACGATCCGTCACCGGCATTCGCGCAGAAGGGCTGGAATCCGGCGACGCAGGCGGTCGACCCGGCCGGCACCACCATTCCGTTTCGATTCGACACCACCCGGGGGCCGCTGCTTGACGGCGAATGTGTCAATGACCCCGATCACGGCTGGATCGCCATGCATAACTCATGGAACGGGGGCGCCAACGACGGCTGGTTGCCGGCGCAGGCCGCGTCCAGCCCGCTGCAGGGCAACGTCCCGGTGACGATGGGTTATTACACTCGCCGGGACCTCCCCATCCATTACCTGCTCGCGGACACATTCACAGTTTGCGACGCCTACTACTGCTCGCTGCTGGGCGGGACCACGCCCAATCGGCTGTATTGGATGAGCGCCTGGATCGACCCGGACGGCACCAACGGTGGACCGATTCTGATCGAACCCAACATCCAACCGCAACAAAAACTCAGCTGGCGGATCATGCCGCAGAACCTCGAAGATGCCGCCGTCAGCTGGAAGGTCTACCAGAACAAATTTCTGGGGCCGCTCAACAATACGGTTGTGGGCTACAACGGACTGATCAACGATTTCCAGCAGGCCGCAGATCCGAGATCCAATCTGGCCCGCTACGGCATCGCCCCTACGTATCCCTTGGACTTCGCCGCTGACGTCAAGAACAATGCGCTGCCCAAAGTTTCCTGGGTGCTGCCGGGATTCCTGTTGTCCGAACATCCCGCATTACCCGTTTCCATCGGTGCTGTCGGAATCGTCGACGTGCTGCGGATTTTGCTGTCGAATCCGGCGGTGTGGGAAAAGACCGCGGTGATCGTCAATTACGACGAAAATGGAGGATTCTTCGACCACGTGACACCGCCGACGCCGCCGCCGGGTACCCCCGGGGAGTACGTCACCGTCCCCGATATCAACGCGGTACCGGGTTCGGGCGGTATTCGCGGGCCCATCGGTTTGGGTTTTCGCACCCCGTGCATCGTCATTTCGCCCTACAGTCGCGGTCCACTGATGGTCCACGACACGTTCGACCACACGTCGACGCTGAAATTGATCAGTGCGCGGTTCGGAGTGCCCGTTCCCAACCTCAGCGCCTGGAGAAACGGCGTGGTCGGCGATATGACTTCGACATTCAATTTCGCGGTCCCGCCGAACCCGTCGAAACCCAATCTGGATCACCCGCTGCTGAAGTCAGTCCCCAAACTGCCCCAGTGCGTTCCGAACGCGGTATTGGGAACGACGACCAAGACATCAATTCCGTATCGGGTGCCATTTCCACAGATGATGCCCACCCAGGAAACGTCTCCGACCCGCGGAATTCCCAGCGGCGTCTGCTGA
- a CDS encoding phospholipase C, with protein sequence MSRREFFAKLTGAGAAALLMDFAGPVIEKAYGAGPCSGHLTDIEHIVLLMQENRSFDHYFGTLSSTRGFNDPSPAYQQKGWNPMTQALDPAGITIPFRLDTTRGPILDGECVNDPDHAWIAMHNSWNNGGNDNWLPAQSATRTGPYVPMVMGYYTRQDIPIHHLLADTFTICDGYHCSLLGGTLPNRLYWMSATIDPAGTNGGPQLVEPGFLPEQQYSWRIMPENLEDAGISWKVYQSKDAGRFINTPISNNGLVQAFRQSANPRSNLARFGIAPTYPLDFAADVKGNRLPQVSWLVPPFIQSEHPALPVALGAVAMVNALRILLSNPAVWEKTALIISYDENGGFFDHVTPPTAPPGTPGEYVTVPDINAVTGSGGIRGPIGLGFRVPCLVISPFSRGGLMVHDTFDHTSQLKLIRARFGVPIPNLTAWRDGVVGDMTSAFNFATPPNPTRPNLSHPLLAAVPKLPQCIPNVVLGTTDGTLPAIPYRVPYPQIMPTQESSPTRGIPSGLC encoded by the coding sequence ATGTCACGCCGGGAGTTTTTTGCAAAGCTCACCGGCGCCGGCGCTGCGGCGTTGCTGATGGACTTTGCCGGCCCGGTGATCGAAAAGGCGTATGGTGCGGGCCCATGCTCGGGGCATTTGACCGACATCGAGCACATCGTGTTGTTGATGCAGGAGAACCGGTCATTCGATCATTACTTCGGCACACTTTCTAGCACCCGAGGTTTCAACGACCCGTCGCCGGCATACCAGCAAAAGGGTTGGAACCCGATGACGCAGGCGCTCGACCCTGCTGGAATCACCATTCCGTTCCGGCTCGATACCACCCGTGGCCCCATTCTGGACGGCGAGTGCGTCAATGATCCCGACCATGCCTGGATCGCGATGCACAACTCCTGGAACAACGGCGGCAACGACAACTGGCTTCCGGCGCAATCGGCGACCCGCACCGGGCCCTATGTCCCGATGGTCATGGGGTATTACACCCGTCAGGACATCCCGATCCACCATCTGCTGGCTGATACCTTCACCATTTGCGACGGCTACCACTGTTCACTGCTCGGTGGCACGCTGCCTAATCGGTTGTATTGGATGAGCGCCACCATCGATCCGGCCGGCACCAATGGGGGACCGCAGTTGGTGGAGCCCGGCTTCCTGCCCGAGCAGCAGTACAGCTGGCGCATCATGCCGGAGAACCTCGAGGACGCCGGCATCAGTTGGAAGGTTTACCAAAGCAAAGATGCTGGGCGGTTCATCAACACTCCGATCAGCAATAACGGGCTAGTGCAGGCTTTCCGGCAGTCCGCAAACCCGAGGTCGAACCTGGCTCGGTTCGGCATTGCGCCGACTTATCCGTTGGACTTCGCGGCCGACGTCAAAGGCAACCGGCTGCCGCAGGTTTCCTGGCTGGTTCCACCGTTCATCCAGTCGGAGCATCCCGCATTGCCGGTGGCGCTGGGTGCCGTGGCGATGGTCAATGCGCTGCGCATCCTGCTTTCCAACCCGGCGGTGTGGGAGAAAACCGCCTTGATCATCAGCTATGACGAAAACGGCGGTTTCTTCGACCACGTGACGCCGCCGACGGCACCGCCGGGTACTCCAGGTGAGTACGTCACGGTGCCCGACATCAATGCGGTGACCGGTTCCGGCGGTATCCGCGGCCCGATCGGGCTGGGGTTTCGGGTGCCCTGCCTGGTCATTTCGCCGTTCAGTCGCGGCGGGCTGATGGTCCATGACACCTTCGACCACACCTCGCAGCTGAAATTGATTCGCGCCAGGTTCGGTGTACCCATTCCCAACTTGACCGCGTGGCGCGACGGCGTCGTGGGCGACATGACCTCCGCGTTCAACTTCGCAACACCGCCGAACCCGACGAGACCTAACTTGAGCCATCCGCTCTTGGCCGCGGTACCGAAACTGCCGCAATGCATCCCCAACGTCGTATTGGGAACGACGGACGGCACGTTGCCGGCCATTCCGTACCGAGTGCCTTACCCCCAAATAATGCCCACTCAGGAAAGCAGCCCCACCCGCGGGATTCCCAGCGGGCTTTGCTGA
- a CDS encoding GAP family protein has translation MIGKPLSRPGFVIVVVVVASVAMWGTVLVLGLVATADPVRIGISVLLSSQPRAVGQLVAFWLGGIFTSVALATGVLFGLRGFALDVMHRVEVATASSTAGHIQIAMGVTALLIAALAIRLSPGQRIRLGMTGANPSQLQVRTSMTISRLSTRAQFALQARPLRVAFVLGVGMLADLRFLVALTAILASGAAVATQVTAAGVYTLVALTFVELPLASQLAAPAKTGQIMSVLQRWVKARRHQIFAVVIALLGAFLMTRGMGRV, from the coding sequence GTGATCGGAAAACCATTGTCCCGACCGGGTTTCGTGATCGTCGTCGTCGTTGTAGCGTCCGTTGCCATGTGGGGCACGGTGCTCGTGTTGGGGCTCGTCGCGACGGCCGACCCGGTGCGGATCGGGATCAGCGTTCTCCTGTCGTCGCAACCTCGTGCCGTCGGCCAGCTCGTTGCATTTTGGCTCGGCGGCATTTTCACCAGCGTTGCTCTGGCTACGGGTGTGCTCTTCGGACTACGAGGATTCGCGCTCGACGTCATGCACCGGGTGGAAGTTGCCACCGCCAGTTCCACCGCCGGACACATTCAGATCGCCATGGGTGTCACGGCGCTGCTCATCGCCGCCCTGGCGATCCGCCTCTCCCCAGGCCAGCGGATACGGCTGGGGATGACAGGCGCCAATCCATCACAGTTGCAGGTCCGGACGTCCATGACGATCTCGAGGTTGTCGACGCGCGCCCAGTTCGCGCTGCAGGCCCGGCCGCTGCGGGTGGCGTTCGTCCTCGGAGTCGGGATGTTGGCGGATCTCCGGTTTCTGGTGGCGCTCACTGCGATTTTGGCCTCGGGAGCTGCGGTGGCCACCCAGGTCACCGCGGCGGGGGTGTACACCCTTGTGGCGCTGACGTTCGTCGAGCTCCCGCTCGCCAGCCAGCTGGCAGCGCCGGCTAAGACCGGCCAGATCATGTCGGTGCTGCAGCGCTGGGTCAAGGCTCGGCGGCACCAGATCTTCGCTGTCGTCATTGCCCTGCTGGGGGCATTCCTGATGACCAGGGGGATGGGCCGCGTATAA
- a CDS encoding PPE family protein produces the protein MVPEFAWLPPEINSARIFAGAGAGPLFAAASAWAGLAAELAGSASSFDAVIAGLTGGPWAGPASVSMAAAAAPYVGWLSAAAVQAETAAASAVAAATAFESAVAATVHPAAVAANRVLLGALVATNFLGQNTPAIAATEFDYVEMWAQDVGAMVGYDAGAGAAAAELMPFGVPPLDLAGLAGQVAAQVSTAATAATGAVSPALQGALAGVPGVVSGVQSLASAVPVSSVMQVAQVAAQPASMMLGPLMQLGGTANAGTAGLAGATAWEGLADAPKFVGDVNPMKGLGGGAGVGAGIGAELGKARLVGAMSVPPTWEGSMPKGLSSAAMAGLGGLPNAAELAQAAGTGGGMPMMPMPMGAGGAGAGMPGGMMGRGGANPHVVQARPSVIPRTGIG, from the coding sequence ATGGTTCCTGAGTTTGCGTGGTTGCCGCCGGAGATCAATTCGGCGCGGATCTTTGCTGGTGCTGGGGCGGGGCCGTTGTTTGCGGCGGCGTCGGCGTGGGCGGGTCTGGCTGCGGAGTTGGCGGGGTCGGCGTCGTCGTTTGATGCGGTGATTGCGGGGTTGACGGGTGGGCCGTGGGCGGGTCCGGCGTCGGTGTCGATGGCGGCGGCGGCGGCGCCGTATGTGGGGTGGTTGAGCGCGGCGGCGGTGCAGGCGGAGACGGCGGCGGCCTCGGCGGTGGCGGCGGCGACGGCGTTTGAGTCGGCGGTGGCGGCGACGGTGCATCCGGCGGCGGTGGCGGCGAATCGGGTGTTGTTGGGGGCGTTGGTGGCGACCAATTTCTTGGGTCAGAACACGCCGGCGATTGCGGCTACTGAGTTCGATTATGTGGAGATGTGGGCTCAGGATGTGGGGGCGATGGTGGGCTATGACGCGGGGGCGGGGGCGGCGGCTGCGGAGTTGATGCCGTTTGGTGTGCCGCCGTTGGATTTGGCGGGGTTGGCTGGGCAGGTCGCGGCCCAGGTGAGCACGGCGGCGACGGCGGCGACGGGGGCGGTGTCGCCGGCGTTGCAGGGTGCACTGGCGGGGGTTCCGGGGGTGGTGAGCGGGGTGCAGTCGTTGGCCTCGGCGGTGCCGGTGTCGTCGGTGATGCAGGTGGCGCAGGTTGCGGCGCAGCCGGCCAGCATGATGCTCGGGCCGCTGATGCAGTTGGGCGGCACGGCCAATGCGGGTACCGCGGGGTTGGCGGGGGCGACGGCGTGGGAGGGGTTGGCTGATGCGCCGAAGTTTGTCGGTGATGTCAATCCGATGAAGGGCCTCGGCGGTGGCGCGGGGGTGGGTGCGGGTATTGGTGCGGAGTTGGGTAAGGCGCGGTTGGTGGGGGCGATGTCGGTGCCGCCGACGTGGGAGGGGTCGATGCCCAAGGGGTTGTCGAGTGCGGCGATGGCGGGGTTGGGTGGTTTGCCCAATGCAGCGGAGCTGGCGCAGGCAGCCGGGACCGGTGGTGGGATGCCGATGATGCCGATGCCGATGGGTGCCGGTGGTGCGGGGGCGGGGATGCCCGGCGGGATGATGGGCCGCGGCGGTGCTAACCCGCATGTGGTGCAGGCGCGCCCGAGTGTGATCCCGCGTACCGGGATCGGATAA
- a CDS encoding PPE family protein produces MVPEFAWLPPEINSARIFAGAGAGPLFAAASAWEGLAAELAGAASSFDAVIAGLTGGPWAGPASVSMAAAAAPYVGWLSAAAVQAETAAASAVTAATAFESAVAATVHPAAVAANRVLLGALVATNFLGQNTPAIAATEFDYVEMWAQDVGAMVGYDAGAGAAAAELMPFGVPPLDLAGLAGQVAAQVSAAATGAVSPALQGALAGVPGVVSGVQSLASSLPLSSVMQVAQVAAQPASMMLGPLMQLANTANAGTAGLAGAAAWEGLADAPKFVGDVNPMKGLGGGAGVGAGIGAELGKARLVGAMSVPPTWEGSMPKGLSSAAMAGLGGLPNAAELAQAAGTGGGMGMMPMPMGMGGAGAGMPGGMMGRGGANPHVVQARPSVIPRTGVG; encoded by the coding sequence ATGGTTCCTGAGTTTGCGTGGTTGCCGCCGGAGATCAATTCGGCGCGGATCTTTGCTGGTGCTGGGGCGGGGCCGTTGTTTGCGGCGGCGTCGGCGTGGGAGGGTCTGGCTGCGGAGTTGGCGGGGGCGGCGTCGTCGTTTGACGCGGTGATTGCGGGGTTGACGGGTGGGCCGTGGGCGGGTCCGGCGTCGGTGTCGATGGCGGCGGCGGCGGCGCCGTATGTGGGGTGGTTGAGCGCGGCGGCGGTGCAGGCGGAGACGGCGGCGGCCTCGGCGGTGACGGCGGCGACGGCGTTTGAGTCGGCGGTGGCGGCGACGGTGCATCCGGCGGCGGTGGCGGCGAATCGGGTGTTGTTGGGGGCGTTGGTGGCGACCAATTTCTTGGGTCAGAACACGCCGGCGATTGCGGCTACTGAGTTCGATTATGTGGAGATGTGGGCTCAGGATGTGGGGGCGATGGTGGGCTATGACGCGGGGGCGGGGGCGGCGGCTGCGGAGTTGATGCCGTTTGGTGTGCCGCCGTTGGATTTGGCGGGGTTGGCTGGGCAGGTCGCGGCCCAGGTGAGCGCGGCGGCGACGGGGGCGGTGTCGCCGGCGTTGCAGGGTGCGCTGGCGGGGGTTCCGGGGGTGGTGAGCGGGGTGCAGTCGTTGGCCTCGTCGCTGCCGTTGTCGTCGGTGATGCAGGTGGCGCAGGTTGCGGCGCAGCCGGCCAGCATGATGCTCGGGCCGCTGATGCAGTTGGCCAACACGGCCAATGCGGGTACCGCGGGGTTGGCGGGGGCGGCGGCGTGGGAGGGTCTGGCTGATGCGCCGAAGTTTGTCGGTGATGTCAATCCGATGAAGGGCCTCGGCGGTGGCGCGGGGGTGGGTGCGGGTATTGGCGCGGAGTTGGGTAAGGCGCGGTTGGTGGGGGCGATGTCGGTGCCGCCGACGTGGGAGGGGTCGATGCCCAAGGGGTTGTCGAGTGCGGCGATGGCGGGGTTGGGTGGTTTGCCCAATGCAGCGGAGCTGGCGCAGGCAGCCGGGACCGGTGGTGGGATGGGGATGATGCCGATGCCGATGGGGATGGGTGGTGCCGGGGCGGGGATGCCCGGCGGGATGATGGGCCGCGGCGGTGCTAATCCGCATGTGGTGCAGGCGCGCCCGAGTGTGATCCCGCGTACCGGTGTCGGGTAG